In a single window of the Paenibacillus sp. MMS20-IR301 genome:
- a CDS encoding ABC transporter permease, with translation MEQGNSAAATGRGRKGTTAAVLGFLKRNKHTFIQYAGLALVIIIFAVLTGGDLLSSFNLRTVIKQLAVLFTISVGMVFIFSHGGMDISVGAVMALSSMTAIYTLNAGAPLAAGILAAVAVSVLCYLLNIVMAIQFGLMPVISSLSVMFIARGLVTYKVSTATEKLGVTDTEQLKLLGRNIPFMLVLLTVVGVTGIILFHYTKIGKYSRAVGDNPQAAAQSGVQVRKVRITGYAIAGLLVGFASVLSLARSTVISENTGSGLEMDVIVALILGGLSLNGGSKAKMSSAIVGSITYILLNNGLVMVGVPTEVVSLVKGTVFLLVVFLLLRRPHSEVMPR, from the coding sequence ATGGAACAGGGCAATTCAGCTGCAGCAACCGGCCGCGGCCGCAAGGGAACTACCGCTGCTGTACTTGGCTTTTTGAAGAGAAATAAACATACATTTATCCAGTATGCAGGCTTGGCGCTTGTCATTATAATCTTTGCGGTGCTAACCGGAGGAGATCTGCTCTCTAGCTTCAATCTCCGCACTGTCATTAAGCAGCTTGCGGTATTGTTCACCATTTCGGTAGGGATGGTCTTTATTTTCTCTCACGGGGGCATGGACATCTCTGTCGGGGCAGTTATGGCACTAAGTTCAATGACAGCTATATATACACTGAATGCAGGTGCGCCTCTGGCCGCCGGAATCCTGGCAGCGGTTGCCGTATCCGTCCTGTGTTATCTGCTGAATATTGTCATGGCGATACAGTTTGGCCTGATGCCGGTCATTTCCTCACTGTCCGTCATGTTCATTGCCAGGGGGCTGGTAACCTACAAGGTATCAACGGCTACTGAGAAGCTTGGAGTTACGGATACGGAGCAGCTTAAGCTGCTGGGCAGGAATATTCCGTTTATGCTGGTTTTACTAACCGTTGTGGGCGTGACGGGAATTATACTGTTTCATTACACGAAGATTGGCAAGTACAGCCGCGCGGTCGGAGATAACCCTCAGGCTGCAGCGCAGAGCGGAGTACAGGTCAGAAAAGTCAGAATTACCGGCTACGCCATCGCCGGCCTGCTCGTTGGCTTCGCCTCCGTGTTGTCCTTGGCCCGCTCTACGGTCATCAGTGAGAATACGGGATCAGGTCTGGAGATGGACGTCATTGTGGCCCTGATCCTGGGCGGGTTGTCGCTGAATGGCGGCAGCAAGGCGAAGATGAGTTCGGCCATTGTCGGCAGTATTACTTATATTTTGCTGAATAACGGGCTGGTCATGGTAGGCGTGCCTACAGAGGTTGTGTCCCTGGTTAAGGGAACCGTGTTCCTCCTGGTGGTATTTCTGCTGTTGAGAAGGCCACACTCTGAGGTAATGCCGCGATAA
- a CDS encoding substrate-binding domain-containing protein, translating to MRKQRITVVLSVLMLLAGMILTGCGNKSANEAAKDKDLINLGVMLYNYTDIQGQEIKSYGSYLESNFNVKFNYATVGSSEEDHIKGLENLLASGVDGVISGYDTALEQSVSLAEEAGVYYAVVLGTVDGSVTSDYLVGGVKQFGDNPADLGALYAEQAYTAGARKVGVTSFPEFAFTDAPAIISGFTAKMQELDTKQEAEIYPTEYHSFAPDNASDAVTKIISEHPEVDTIFGLGSGMDFVYPAILNSSSPGTRLLALGYNNSTAAGLTNGNILMAGTNNYTQIMANAFAQLYDRINGHKYPDWQLNGRVNYVTLGSAEEAERFNTYVIPSDKGNGSVTADELRQVMISFNEQATWESLQQLTSRTLTEIEAARQE from the coding sequence ATGAGAAAACAGAGAATTACGGTTGTTCTGAGTGTACTGATGCTGCTGGCCGGGATGATTCTTACAGGCTGCGGTAACAAGTCTGCGAATGAGGCTGCTAAAGACAAGGATCTCATCAACCTTGGAGTTATGCTCTATAACTATACGGATATTCAAGGCCAGGAGATTAAATCGTATGGTTCTTATCTGGAAAGCAATTTCAATGTAAAGTTCAATTATGCGACTGTCGGGTCAAGCGAGGAGGATCACATTAAAGGGCTGGAGAATCTGCTGGCTTCCGGTGTGGATGGCGTAATCAGCGGCTATGATACTGCACTGGAACAAAGTGTAAGCCTGGCTGAGGAAGCCGGAGTGTATTACGCGGTTGTTCTCGGAACTGTGGATGGAAGCGTGACCAGCGATTATCTGGTCGGCGGAGTGAAGCAATTTGGCGACAATCCGGCGGATCTCGGCGCATTGTATGCTGAACAGGCTTATACTGCCGGGGCCAGAAAAGTAGGGGTTACCTCATTCCCTGAGTTTGCCTTCACAGACGCACCTGCCATTATTTCCGGATTTACCGCAAAAATGCAAGAACTGGACACCAAGCAGGAAGCCGAGATTTATCCGACAGAATATCATTCCTTTGCTCCGGATAATGCAAGTGATGCGGTGACTAAGATTATCTCTGAGCATCCGGAGGTGGATACAATCTTCGGCCTGGGCTCGGGAATGGACTTCGTTTACCCGGCTATTCTAAACAGCTCCAGTCCGGGCACCCGTCTGCTGGCGCTGGGATACAACAATTCTACAGCGGCAGGCCTTACCAACGGAAATATTCTGATGGCGGGAACGAACAACTATACACAAATTATGGCTAATGCTTTTGCACAGCTGTATGACCGGATCAACGGGCATAAGTACCCCGACTGGCAGCTCAACGGAAGAGTTAACTATGTAACACTGGGTTCTGCGGAAGAGGCGGAACGTTTCAATACCTATGTTATTCCCAGTGATAAGGGGAACGGTTCTGTCACTGCGGATGAGCTGAGACAAGTAATGATTTCCTTCAACGAGCAGGCTACCTGGGAATCGCTCCAGCAGCTGACCAGCCGTACATTAACTGAAATTGAAGCGGCCAGACAAGAATAG
- a CDS encoding GH39 family glycosyl hydrolase translates to MEYRHEVITFPKHLPIKFFLHRIGHVNRHWHQSLELIINIKGNVQITVNNQTYELGAGDIILINSNAVHELHADNATMIALQIKLELLKEVTMDIQKIYYDCNSASSGQPDRFKNIKRIVAQILKYNIHSNEYIDLKNVSLVYELIFELCSNFSSDEKDVHSHSQENLDRISRILDYVNSKYGDPISLQSIAKAEYLSVPYFSKYFKHSMGMSFSDYLKDIRLHHAVNDLLNEALTIDKVAAQNGFPNVRSFVVAFTEKYGELPSAWRKKNAGAILGSIEATKEKSVNYYQDEPLSYYEDITAFIESNLDAAPVHLPEHLGSSRTALIEVPAEAPGAALRHTFKNFIGVSRAKEVLLAGVQQALRTAQEEIGFKYIKMHSLLDDDMMVYSEDAGGRASYNFQFIDMVFDFLLSIRLKPLVQFSFMPKQLASNLEKTVFYNQINTSPPKSMDKWKQLIRALTLHLIQRYSLEEVRSWLFCVWNEPSSSNLLFGFSNDQIFNKLYQETYETVKQIDPSLPFGGPAAFSTYNKNEDWLFQFLTFSKEQHCTPDFITIHYYDIDLWNYNGQDNQLNLSPVSHSFTEFVDRLKQRLLASGLDSLPVYLTEWNSTVSHKDLMSDTCFKSAYIIKNLTENYDRLDAFGYWLLTDLHEENLLPQQLFHGGLGLFTYNNIKKPSYHAFSFLNRLGNELIASGDGYFITRSHTGFQLLLHNYHHYDEVYAQGVSISISYQERYSHFPAKARKEFNFELSPAQGTYELVEHLVNQQFGSAFDNEISFSGAMGNSAEEMNYLRSISIPKLGRQQVHASGKLPVQAILEPFEIRLIELVKPLG, encoded by the coding sequence ATGGAATACCGTCATGAAGTAATCACCTTTCCCAAGCATTTGCCGATTAAATTCTTTCTGCACCGCATCGGACATGTCAACCGCCACTGGCACCAGTCCCTTGAGCTCATCATTAACATCAAAGGCAATGTGCAGATTACCGTCAATAATCAGACTTATGAGCTTGGCGCCGGTGACATTATTCTGATTAATTCAAATGCGGTGCATGAGCTGCATGCGGATAATGCGACCATGATTGCCCTGCAAATCAAACTGGAGCTGTTAAAAGAAGTCACCATGGATATCCAAAAAATATACTACGACTGCAATTCGGCCTCCTCGGGCCAGCCGGACCGCTTCAAAAACATTAAACGGATCGTGGCTCAGATTCTGAAATATAATATTCATTCCAATGAGTATATCGATCTGAAAAATGTTTCGCTCGTCTATGAGCTGATTTTTGAGCTATGCTCCAATTTCAGCAGCGATGAGAAGGATGTGCACAGCCATTCCCAGGAGAATCTGGACCGGATCAGCCGGATTCTCGATTATGTCAACAGCAAATACGGCGACCCGATCTCGCTGCAGAGCATTGCCAAAGCCGAGTATTTATCCGTCCCTTACTTCTCCAAATACTTCAAACACAGTATGGGTATGTCCTTCAGTGACTATCTGAAGGACATCCGGCTGCATCACGCAGTCAACGACCTTTTGAATGAAGCACTGACCATAGACAAGGTGGCCGCCCAGAACGGCTTTCCCAATGTCCGGTCCTTTGTGGTGGCCTTCACAGAAAAGTACGGGGAGCTGCCCAGTGCCTGGAGAAAGAAGAATGCCGGTGCCATTCTGGGGAGCATTGAAGCTACCAAGGAGAAATCCGTAAATTATTATCAGGATGAGCCCTTGTCTTATTATGAAGACATTACTGCTTTTATAGAGAGTAATCTGGATGCTGCGCCGGTTCATCTGCCGGAGCATCTGGGCAGCAGCAGAACTGCCTTAATTGAAGTTCCGGCAGAGGCGCCCGGTGCAGCCTTACGCCACACCTTCAAGAATTTCATCGGGGTAAGCCGGGCCAAGGAGGTTCTGCTTGCCGGAGTGCAGCAGGCCCTGCGCACGGCACAGGAGGAGATCGGATTTAAATATATCAAGATGCACAGCCTGCTGGATGATGACATGATGGTATACAGCGAGGATGCCGGGGGAAGGGCAAGCTATAATTTCCAGTTCATTGACATGGTATTCGACTTCCTTCTCTCCATCCGTTTGAAGCCGCTGGTGCAGTTCTCCTTCATGCCGAAGCAGCTGGCAAGCAATCTGGAGAAAACCGTATTCTATAATCAGATTAATACCAGCCCCCCGAAAAGCATGGATAAATGGAAGCAGCTGATCCGCGCGCTTACTCTTCATCTAATTCAGCGGTATAGTCTGGAGGAGGTCCGGAGCTGGCTGTTCTGTGTATGGAATGAGCCCAGTTCCTCCAATCTGTTGTTTGGTTTCAGCAATGACCAGATCTTCAACAAGTTATACCAGGAAACCTATGAGACTGTGAAGCAGATTGATCCCTCCCTGCCATTCGGGGGGCCGGCCGCCTTCTCCACCTACAACAAAAATGAGGACTGGCTGTTTCAGTTTCTCACCTTCAGCAAGGAGCAGCACTGCACGCCGGATTTCATAACAATTCATTATTATGATATCGACCTGTGGAACTATAATGGTCAGGATAATCAGCTGAATCTCAGTCCGGTCAGCCACTCCTTCACTGAATTCGTTGACCGGCTGAAACAGCGGCTGCTGGCGTCCGGGCTCGATTCGCTGCCGGTATACCTGACGGAGTGGAATTCCACAGTCTCCCATAAAGATCTGATGAGCGATACCTGCTTCAAATCAGCCTATATCATCAAGAATCTCACAGAGAACTATGACCGGCTGGACGCCTTCGGTTACTGGCTGCTGACCGATCTGCATGAAGAGAACCTGCTGCCGCAGCAGTTGTTCCACGGGGGCCTCGGGCTGTTCACCTACAACAATATCAAGAAGCCGTCCTACCATGCCTTCTCTTTCCTTAACAGGCTGGGCAATGAGCTGATTGCCAGCGGTGACGGATATTTCATTACCAGATCCCATACCGGCTTTCAGCTTCTGCTGCATAATTATCATCATTATGATGAGGTGTACGCGCAAGGGGTCTCCATAAGCATTTCCTATCAGGAGCGTTATTCCCATTTCCCGGCAAAAGCGCGCAAGGAGTTCAATTTCGAATTGTCGCCGGCCCAAGGGACGTATGAGCTGGTGGAGCATCTGGTAAACCAGCAATTCGGGAGCGCCTTTGACAATGAGATCAGCTTCAGCGGCGCAATGGGAAATTCCGCGGAAGAAATGAATTATCTCCGCAGCATTTCCATACCTAAGCTGGGCAGACAGCAGGTACATGCTTCCGGGAAGCTCCCGGTACAGGCCATCCTTGAGCCGTTCGAGATCCGGCTGATAGAGCTTGTGAAACCGCTTGGATGA
- a CDS encoding sugar ABC transporter ATP-binding protein, with product MDKQVFLETRQLSKRFNDITAVHQVSLNIRLGEIRGLIGENGSGKSTISAMISGMLMPSGGEMLIDGVAYRPKSMLDAREHNISMIVQETGTIPELSVAENMFLGEEKRFAKRGMIDHRRMNQEAEQALAAIGLQEIDVTRPMHTLGFEQRKLTEIARALYYDPSLFIVDETTTALSHEGRMLIHQIMRRLRDSNKAVLFISHDLPELMEVCDVLTVMRDGSLITAIDKPEFDEEHIKQSMVGRIIEGNYYRTDHDGSHGAQAVISVRNASTSILKEIELELHEGEILGIGGLSGSGMHELGQLMYGGLKPESGQVMVYNRPEDGSLPVPRILNSIKTAMDSGIGYVSKDRDKETLIMEASIKDNLVLSALDQLARFGLIMPGAEKRFAGKQMAELQIKASSMNQSVGELSGGNKQKVSFGKWIGNHSRILILDSPTRGVDVGVKTTMYQLLYALKLEGYSILMISEELPELIGMSDRILMMRDGRIRKEFSRMDNPTEAMLIGHMI from the coding sequence ATGGATAAGCAAGTGTTTCTGGAGACCAGGCAGTTAAGTAAACGGTTTAATGATATTACTGCTGTTCATCAGGTCAGCCTGAATATCAGGCTGGGTGAAATCCGCGGACTTATCGGTGAGAATGGTTCGGGCAAATCAACAATTTCGGCGATGATCAGCGGTATGCTGATGCCTTCCGGAGGCGAGATGCTTATTGACGGTGTCGCTTACCGGCCGAAGAGTATGCTGGATGCCAGAGAGCATAACATTTCAATGATTGTGCAGGAGACCGGTACGATTCCCGAGCTCTCGGTTGCAGAGAATATGTTTCTTGGCGAAGAAAAGCGGTTTGCAAAGCGGGGCATGATTGATCATAGACGGATGAATCAGGAAGCGGAACAGGCACTGGCCGCGATTGGGCTGCAGGAAATAGATGTAACCCGGCCGATGCACACGTTAGGGTTTGAACAGAGGAAGCTGACCGAAATTGCCAGAGCATTATATTATGACCCCTCATTATTCATTGTAGATGAGACAACGACAGCGCTATCCCATGAAGGCCGGATGCTGATTCATCAGATTATGCGCAGGCTTAGAGACTCGAACAAAGCAGTATTATTCATCTCCCATGATCTGCCTGAGCTGATGGAGGTATGCGATGTACTGACGGTAATGCGGGATGGCAGTCTGATTACTGCGATTGACAAGCCTGAGTTTGATGAAGAGCATATCAAGCAGTCTATGGTTGGTCGGATCATTGAGGGGAATTATTACCGGACGGATCATGACGGTTCACATGGCGCTCAGGCAGTCATTTCCGTCCGGAATGCCAGTACTTCTATTCTGAAGGAAATAGAGCTGGAACTGCACGAGGGGGAAATTCTGGGCATTGGCGGACTGTCGGGCAGCGGTATGCATGAGCTGGGCCAATTAATGTACGGAGGGCTGAAACCCGAGTCCGGGCAAGTCATGGTCTACAACCGGCCGGAGGACGGCTCCCTGCCGGTTCCGCGGATACTGAACAGCATTAAGACAGCAATGGACAGCGGGATTGGATATGTATCCAAGGACAGGGATAAAGAGACATTGATTATGGAGGCCTCGATTAAAGATAATCTTGTGCTGTCGGCGCTAGACCAGCTTGCCCGCTTTGGCTTGATTATGCCCGGCGCAGAAAAGCGTTTTGCCGGGAAACAGATGGCGGAGCTGCAGATCAAGGCCAGCAGCATGAACCAGAGCGTGGGGGAGTTGTCGGGAGGCAATAAACAGAAGGTGTCCTTTGGTAAATGGATCGGGAATCATTCGAGAATTCTGATATTGGACAGCCCTACCCGGGGGGTGGACGTAGGTGTGAAGACTACGATGTATCAGCTGCTCTATGCGCTGAAGCTTGAGGGGTACTCCATACTGATGATATCCGAGGAGCTGCCGGAGCTGATCGGCATGAGTGACCGGATTCTGATGATGAGGGATGGAAGAATCCGTAAGGAATTCTCCCGGATGGATAATCCTACTGAAGCGATGCTGATTGGGCACATGATTTAG
- a CDS encoding glycoside hydrolase family 3 N-terminal domain-containing protein: MEINGLREKPFNLNDQDMDWVRSTFGKMTVQEKIGQLFFMVGYKQDEQFLKKIAQDVGIGGLMCRAMAAGEVTAAVTTLQQSARIPLLIAANLEAGGQGITKDGTKVGSNMAVAATGNTELAYQLGRICAVEGRSVGANYAFAPVIDIDYNFRNPITNTRTFGNDPQRVLEMGSAYVRGCQEQGMAVSIKHFPGDGMDERDQHLVTSVNPLSPDAWDHSYGMVYRHLIEEGAKTVMVGHIALPEYSKLLNPALRDEDILPASLASELLNGLLRERLGFNGLIITDATTMAGMNIAMPRNELVPRAIEHGCDMFLFTKNLEEDVRFMREGLENGLLTDSRLDEAVLRILGLKASLKLHEQDNVPVLAGAAGLLRQESHLDTARAVADQSITLVKEEAGVLPVTPARYPRVLLYDIESEANALGYNKTSGLAAAFIPLLEQAGFKVARFEPAGVYEGLQSSFTEMKDSYDLIIYLCNLATKSNQTAVRIEWLNPMGVNVPNYIHSIPTLFISTENPYHLLDVPRVKTYINTYGINDYTLPLLIEKLMGTSQFKGSSPVDPFCGKWDTRL, encoded by the coding sequence GTGGAGATTAATGGCTTGAGAGAGAAGCCGTTTAACCTGAATGACCAGGACATGGACTGGGTGCGGTCAACATTCGGGAAAATGACGGTGCAGGAGAAAATCGGACAATTATTCTTCATGGTCGGTTATAAGCAGGATGAGCAGTTCCTGAAAAAAATTGCCCAGGATGTTGGCATTGGCGGCTTAATGTGCCGTGCCATGGCTGCGGGGGAGGTGACTGCAGCGGTCACTACACTGCAGCAGTCAGCACGGATTCCGCTGCTGATTGCGGCCAACCTTGAGGCTGGCGGTCAGGGGATTACTAAGGATGGGACCAAGGTTGGTTCTAATATGGCAGTTGCGGCAACCGGGAATACAGAGCTGGCGTACCAGCTGGGGAGAATTTGTGCGGTTGAAGGCAGGAGTGTAGGCGCCAATTATGCGTTTGCTCCGGTCATTGACATCGATTATAATTTCCGCAATCCGATTACCAACACCCGGACCTTTGGGAATGATCCGCAGCGTGTGCTGGAGATGGGCTCTGCTTATGTGCGGGGCTGTCAAGAGCAGGGCATGGCTGTTTCCATCAAGCATTTCCCGGGTGACGGCATGGATGAGCGGGATCAGCATCTTGTAACCTCAGTCAACCCGCTGTCTCCGGATGCGTGGGATCATTCCTATGGCATGGTATACCGCCATTTAATAGAAGAAGGAGCAAAGACCGTCATGGTCGGACACATTGCTCTTCCCGAGTACTCCAAGCTGTTGAATCCGGCACTGCGCGATGAGGATATTCTGCCGGCGTCCCTGGCCAGCGAACTGCTTAACGGGTTACTGCGGGAACGGCTCGGCTTCAACGGGCTGATTATAACGGATGCCACTACAATGGCCGGGATGAATATTGCTATGCCAAGAAATGAGCTTGTACCCCGGGCTATTGAGCACGGCTGTGATATGTTTCTGTTCACCAAAAATCTGGAGGAAGATGTAAGGTTTATGCGGGAAGGACTGGAGAACGGCCTGCTCACTGACAGCCGGCTGGATGAGGCGGTTCTCCGTATCCTGGGACTGAAAGCTTCGCTTAAGCTGCATGAACAGGACAATGTTCCGGTTCTTGCCGGGGCCGCAGGCCTGCTGAGGCAGGAGAGCCATCTGGATACGGCCAGGGCCGTGGCGGATCAATCCATAACCCTTGTCAAAGAAGAGGCGGGAGTGCTTCCGGTAACCCCTGCCCGTTATCCGCGTGTACTGCTCTACGATATTGAAAGTGAGGCTAACGCGCTGGGGTACAACAAGACCAGCGGCCTGGCGGCAGCCTTTATACCGCTGCTGGAGCAGGCCGGCTTTAAGGTGGCTCGCTTTGAACCGGCCGGGGTCTACGAAGGGCTGCAGAGCTCCTTCACGGAAATGAAGGACAGCTATGATCTTATTATCTATTTATGCAATCTGGCGACCAAGTCCAACCAGACGGCGGTAAGGATTGAATGGCTTAATCCGATGGGGGTTAATGTTCCGAATTATATTCATTCCATTCCGACACTGTTTATTTCAACGGAGAATCCGTATCATCTGCTCGATGTTCCACGGGTCAAAACCTATATTAATACTTATGGAATTAACGATTATACGCTGCCGTTGTTAATAGAAAAGCTGATGGGAACTTCACAGTTCAAAGGCAGCAGTCCTGTTGATCCGTTTTGCGGAAAATGGGACACCCGATTATAG
- a CDS encoding alpha/beta hydrolase: MIHQTIRLLDDSAATLTTYILDNGEFDQKDIVRPAIVICPGGGYTVISRNEGEPVALAYARMGYQAFVLAYSVKIDHPFPVALLELAHAMAYIRRHAEEWRVDEDNISVIGFSAGGNLALSLGIYYNQPLLAGSTGLTSAEIKPNQLLLGYPAVTLEPRSEKTPDFVIELMEKGLMPDMRGPSIREILLGKENLSAEEKASLNLLPRIHSGLPRTFIWGTYEDTVILPTDLFGLAGALFRHEVPCELHMFEKGQHGMSLADDTVKAPEQVQHLHLSEWFNLSLNWLRQGVRAD; this comes from the coding sequence GTGATACATCAAACGATCCGGCTGCTGGATGACTCAGCGGCAACACTTACTACTTATATTCTCGACAACGGGGAATTCGACCAGAAGGACATTGTGCGTCCGGCTATTGTAATCTGCCCCGGCGGAGGGTATACCGTAATCTCCCGCAATGAAGGCGAGCCTGTTGCGCTGGCTTACGCCCGAATGGGTTATCAGGCATTTGTTTTGGCCTATTCGGTCAAAATTGATCATCCTTTTCCTGTTGCCCTGCTTGAGCTGGCCCACGCGATGGCTTATATCCGCCGGCATGCGGAAGAATGGCGTGTCGACGAAGACAATATTTCTGTAATCGGCTTCTCAGCCGGCGGTAATCTGGCGCTGAGCCTGGGGATTTACTATAATCAGCCGCTGCTTGCCGGCAGTACCGGCTTGACTTCTGCCGAGATCAAGCCGAACCAGCTGCTGCTCGGCTATCCGGCGGTTACCCTGGAGCCGCGCTCTGAGAAGACCCCGGATTTCGTTATTGAGCTGATGGAAAAAGGCCTGATGCCTGATATGAGGGGTCCAAGCATAAGGGAAATTCTGCTGGGCAAAGAGAATTTATCGGCTGAGGAGAAGGCTTCATTGAACCTGCTGCCCCGGATTCATTCCGGTCTTCCGCGAACCTTCATCTGGGGTACTTATGAGGATACGGTTATTCTGCCGACTGATTTGTTCGGTCTGGCCGGAGCGCTGTTCCGCCACGAGGTGCCTTGTGAGCTGCATATGTTCGAGAAAGGGCAGCATGGCATGTCCTTGGCCGATGATACTGTAAAAGCTCCGGAGCAGGTGCAGCATCTGCATCTGTCCGAATGGTTCAACCTGAGCCTGAACTGGCTGCGGCAGGGAGTGAGAGCGGATTGA
- a CDS encoding ABC transporter permease subunit — MKKLIIKRVPGLLKTFLFPVAVYAIILLITLLMDRSGYAASGAFDRIIRSSVLSTMIAYAIALPLSGARWDFAPGIIIILSGIIGSNLTIQLGAGPLLLLVLTVAVAVVLSLLEGVLYLTVRVPTIIVSLGVVMVYEALSGVVYGGGGTQLYMHSGLTVFARTPWVYVVLAVVMVLFYFLLERTRFGYDTRSLAANPRLAVNMGVREKRNIMLTYLTVGALLGVAAVINASTVLVSPANNLSSTSLMFSSMGPVLVGLYLARFSNIPLGIFAGALGMNALSYGMVILGIDSSIQTVNLGVFIVAFMGYTSNSERISRFFRNFRTRTGA; from the coding sequence ATGAAGAAGCTTATCATCAAAAGGGTTCCGGGGTTGCTGAAAACGTTCTTGTTTCCTGTAGCGGTATACGCCATTATTTTGCTGATTACCCTGCTGATGGACCGTTCAGGTTATGCGGCCTCCGGAGCCTTTGACCGGATCATCCGAAGCAGCGTATTGTCTACAATGATTGCCTATGCTATCGCCTTGCCCTTATCGGGAGCGCGCTGGGATTTCGCGCCGGGGATCATCATTATTCTGTCGGGAATTATCGGCAGCAATCTGACTATCCAGCTGGGGGCAGGACCGCTGCTGCTGCTGGTGCTGACAGTAGCCGTTGCAGTGGTTCTCAGCCTGCTGGAAGGTGTGCTGTATCTTACAGTCCGGGTACCTACGATTATTGTCTCACTTGGTGTTGTGATGGTATATGAGGCGCTTTCCGGGGTGGTGTACGGCGGAGGCGGAACGCAGCTGTATATGCATTCCGGCTTGACGGTATTTGCCCGGACTCCTTGGGTGTACGTGGTGCTGGCAGTCGTCATGGTGCTGTTCTATTTCCTGCTGGAACGGACCCGCTTCGGGTATGACACGCGTTCCCTTGCAGCTAATCCCCGCCTGGCAGTGAATATGGGCGTAAGAGAGAAACGTAATATTATGCTTACGTATTTGACTGTCGGCGCATTGCTTGGGGTGGCGGCTGTAATCAATGCTTCTACAGTTCTGGTATCACCGGCTAACAATTTGAGCTCTACCTCGCTCATGTTTTCCTCCATGGGACCGGTACTGGTAGGGCTCTATCTGGCCCGGTTCTCGAATATACCGCTCGGAATTTTTGCCGGAGCATTAGGAATGAATGCTTTGTCCTACGGAATGGTGATTCTGGGGATTGACAGCTCTATTCAGACTGTGAATCTCGGAGTATTCATTGTTGCCTTCATGGGGTATACCTCCAACTCGGAGAGGATTAGCAGATTCTTCAGAAATTTCAGAACCCGTACCGGGGCGTAA